The Saprospiraceae bacterium genome contains the following window.
CGGACAGCATTGGACTCCCGATCAAAAACTATCCGATTCATTTGATCCTCAGATCGGATATCCAAACCAAAATAAAATAGGGGATTACTTGCACATGATTTCGGATAATGATGGAGCACACCTCGCATGGGCCGCCACCTTCAACGGCGAACAAGATGTTTATTACAGTTACATCAAACCAGATACCATCACAACAAATACCAATGAAGTAAGCAGTAAAAACTCCTTATACATCTACCCAAATCCGATAACAGCCAATAGCACAATTCAATTTAACAGTTCAGAAAATCAACAAATAAAAATTATAATCTATAACAGTTTTGGAAACAAATTATCCACTATTACAAGAGAAGCTTCAAACGGCAACAATAAAATAAATATGAATCAAATGCTAACAACATTTCCTTCCGGCATCTACAGTTTGCAAATTCAAAACCAACACGGAGTCCTGTTAGCAAGCAATAAATTTGTTGTAAAATAATTCAAAAATTAATTTCGCAATTCCCAATTCGTAATCCGTAATCCGTAATTCGTAATCCGTAATTCGTAATCCGTAATTCGTAATCCGTAATCCGTAATTCGTAATCCGTAATTCGTAATCCGTAATTCGCAATTCCCAATTCGTAATCCGTAATTCGTAATCCGTAATTCGCAATTCCCAATTCGTAATTCGTAATCCGTAATTCGTAATTGATTCTATTCTCCTCCAACTCTTCCCGCCTCATCCTCTGAGCCAACAGTCCGTTTGCGACTTTTTACTTTATCATTTCCAAAGCGATAACTCATATTTACATTGATGCGGCGACTGTCCCAGCGACCATTTCCAAAGGATTCGAGTCCATCGAAAACGGAGACGCCTTCCCATCCAGATTCATAGAATATATCGCTGAATGATAATTTAAGATTGAGTTTATCCTGGATGAATTTTTTCTGAATACCTGCATCTAAATTCCAACTGCTTTCATATACAAATACTCCTCCCCAGATGCCGGGACCTGAATAATATCCAGAAACTTCTGCTTTTAAACCATAGGGTAGGCTGAAGCTATGTTGTTGAAAAATGGAATAGGTATATGCTTGCAAATCGACCACTGCACCATTTCCATAATCTGCCTGGTTGTCCAAATGCGATCCACTCAAATTGAAATAGGCTTCCCATATTTTTGTTATTTGAAAAGGTAAGCTTGCATTAAAGCTCCAAATTTTTTGAGTTGCTAAATTATCCCAATTAATAAAACTCGCGCGGGGGTCCACATCATCCGGTCCAATCAATCGTGTGATTTGATCGGTTGTTAAGGAGTATCCCAATTTAAAATTAAAGCGATAGGCCAGTGTATAATTTAATTCCAGATTATTTACAATTTCAGGAGATAAGTACGGATTTCCTTTTTCATAAGACAACTGACTCAATTGATTGTTAAATGGATTCAATACATTGTAATCCGGACGATTGATCCGTCGGCTGTAATTTAAACCCAGACTATTTTGAGGAGACATTTTATAATTTAATCCGGCACTTGGAAACCAGCTTAAGTAATTTAGAATCACAGGAGGTTCTTGCAATTCGGGAAGCAGGGCGATTAAATCTCCGGTAGCTTCTGTTTGTTCTGCACGCAATCCCATATTCATAGACCATTGTTTGCCCAACAAGCGGTTGTAACTGACGTAAGCTGCATAAACATTTTCATCGTAATTAAAACGATTAGAACGATATGGATTGATGGTACCGATATCCTTTTTACCATCATACACCTGATAGGTATTGTCTGTTACGACCCGGCTTAATTTAGCGCCATAACCCAATTTGCCTTTAAATGCAGCGTGTTCATAATCCAGTTTTAATGTGAGGATATCAATTTCAGAAGGCGTATTGAAGTAATTGAAATGTTCGGATAATTTATCGCGATCTTCTCCACTGGAATACGTATTTACCTGATCCCGTTTGTTGGTATTATTGTAAAATGCATAATCCAAATCGAAATTCAAACTCTTGTTTTTCTTGTCATCAAAACGGTAATTTAAATTGAAGCTTTGATTGTTTCGGGGATTTTTTGAAACCGTTTTTGCAATTAATATGCTGTCGACCAATTCGGGTGTATTTTCAGAGCCAATGGTGACTTCATTGGTGCCCCAGTTTTTGCCATCATTGTAAAAACCGTTGATTAAGACCCCGATGGTTTGATTTTTAGTCAAAAAATAATCCGTGCCCAAACGGTAGTTATAATTTTTACGATTCGGACGGGATTCATTGTATTCTTCGAGATACAATCCATTTTGAAAACTTTGGAATTTCATAATGTTGAATCCGACCCATTGACCGGCTCCCAGTGTACCAAAAAGATTCAAGTTTTTATTTCTGTAATTGCCAGTACCAGAAGCACTGTATTTTGGATATTTTCCTTGAATGTATGAAGCATTTACGGTGCCATTGGTCCCCAGATTGCTGTCTTTTTTTAACCGAATGTCTATGATGCCAGCATTGCCCTGCGCTTCATATTTTGCTCCAGGATTGGTGATGATGTCAATGCGATCTATTTGTTCGGCTGGTAAGTTTTGCAAATAATTGCTCAAATCCTGGCCACTCATTGGGACTCGTTTACCATCCAGATAAACCAACACACCCGAACGACCCAATAAACTGATGTTGTCATTATTATCAACCGTCACGCTGGGGGCCTTTCGCAAAAGACTTAATGCGTCTGATCCGATGCTATTGATGGTGCCTTCCACATTAAACACCAATCGATCCGGTTTAACTTCCAGAATGCTCCGTTTGGCGCTCACGGTGGTTTCTTTTAGATTGATGGACGCGGTAGTCATTTTCAGGACTCCCAAATCCAAGGAAGCATTGTTTTGAAGGCTGATGCCACCGTGTTGAAAATCTTCCATGCCCACATAAGTCGATTTTAAATAATACGAACCATTTGCGAGGTCCTTAAATTCAAAATGACCCGCTTCATTGCTATTTGAAGCTTTAGCCAGGCTGCTGTCTGCCGAATGAAACAAGCCGATGTTGGCATAGATCAATGCAGCGCCCTGCTCATCTTTCAAGATGCCGGTAATTACAGCAGTTTGAGAGAAACTGGCAAAGCTAAACAAGCCCAGAAAGCAATAAATTAGAGATTTAAATAAAGGGTTCATCAGAAGATATTTTGAGTATTAACAGGCCTAAAGTTAATAAATACTTTGATATATACGAAGTCTTTCGTACATTAACAAATATTTAATACTTAAAGGGTTTTTAGAGATTCATATAAAGGTTCAATGATTTGATATTAAAATACCAGGATAATTGGACTTTGATTCAAGCTCGAATTCTATTTAAAAATACAAGCTCGTAATTAATTTTTTATTTCGTCGGAGATTTTACATTTATATACGTACTTGCAATTTAAGTCCAGTCGCTTTTCTATTATAAAACCTGATTTATTTAGTGCTTTTAGTAATTGCTTAGTTGAAATCGTATGCATTTTTGGATTTGTAAATTTATTGCAATCATGCATTTTCATGATAAACATATAGCCATTAGGTTTTAAAGCTTTTCTGGTTGCTTTAAACACAGTCTCTAAATTATTATTCTCTTGAAAGGGATAATTAAAAATTACCAAATCATATAAATCATTAAATACTGGTACGGTATAATGTGAAATTTTATTAAACTCAATATGAGAGCCATTCCTAAAGCTATTAAATTTGGTAATAAAATATTTACTATAAACATTTTCAAGATCTTTTGCAGTTAAGGACTGATAAACCGTAATGCTATCATAAATGCTGCATAAAATGGGTGCCAGGCACATCAGTCCCGGACCGTAATCTAGTATTTGGTAATTTTTTTGGATATTAAATAAATCAATTTCTAATTCAATTTCTTTGTTTTTTCTGATTTTAAATGGATAGGTTCTTTCGTAAAATCCATAGTTTATGGCTGATCTCAAATAATGGTTATCATTGTTGATTTGGTCAACATTTACATTGTTCTTAGAAAAAATATTTGTATTTTGAAAATAGCTAGAGTACTGATATGGATATTTTTCATCCCAGTCCATAAAATACAAATCAGGCCACATATAGTTGAAAATAATACTGGAGTTTGTTGATTCAGAAAATCGATTAGCTTCAACTGACAAAACTCCAAATGCGATTGCATTATTTGAGTCTGCCAACAATTCTTTTCTGAATTCAGCTAGACCTCGCACCATATTGATTTGTTGTACTGAGTCCATTTGTCTGTATAATGGGCAAGCTAAAAGAAAGTAAATCCCAATTGTTTTTAAGCAGCGCATCTAAAAGAAAATGTATCGTTTCAAATTTAAAAAGTAATTAATATAATTTTTATTTGGAATCTATTTTTTCACATTTATAGATTGTCTTTGACTCAAGAGTCAATGTCTCAACAATTTTTAAACCGGATTTACTTAATATTCTATTGAGTTTATTGGTAGAATACCTATAGGGTGGGGCATATTGATTATGCATCCAAATGGCGTACTGCGCAAAAAACAAGTTGCCATTCGAACGAACTAATTTACGTGCTTGTTTTAATATCTTAATCGGAGAGTCATAATATCCAATTGGGGAATTAAGAAAAAGTTTATTGTATTGTAATGAAGGTGTTTTATTCTTCTTTAAATGGGTCGAAGTAAATTCTGTGCGTGAACTATCTTTAAAACTATTAAAAGATCGTATAAAGTATTTTTCTTTATATTCTTCACTTTCAAAAAATGGAACAAATAGGTGAATAAGTAAATTGGGATAAATGCTACATAGCATTGGAGCAAAACAATAAAACCCTGAGTAATAATCAAGAATTGTATCTCCAGCTTGAATCTTATAAAATTCCAATTCATCAAACAAATCCAGCTTTTTTTTAATATTAAATGGATACGCATTTTCAACCAATCCATAATAATTAGCGCTGGCTAAATACCGGTTGTCATAATAAATTTTTTGAACATCAATATTCATTTGGGTGAGTATGCTATTATTTCCATAGCGATTTGCAAGACTCCGTCGATTGTATTCTGGAAAGTTGTATGACAAATCATCATTTACGTAAATGGTATGACGATAATTCAAACTATCCCAATTCAATTTGGCATTTTCATGCACAACCACTCCATAAGCAATCACATTGTTGGTGTCTTTTAATAATTCTGAACGAAATAAAGACAGGCTTTTAATAACATCAACTTTTGCAGCAGAATCCAACTGCCCAAATAAAGGGAATGAAACGAGTAACAGGAGGCAACTCAAAATTATCTGCCATCTCATACAAGGAAGGTATTGGTCCTACAAATATATAAAACCAGTCTTGTTTCGTCAATAAATACAGGATCTAGCAAATGGTATTAGCTAAATATAAATTGCCTTTAAAGTAAGTATAATTTGAAAAAAGGAAGTTAACCACCCAGCCAATCCATGATCGCAACATTGCAAGATTGCAGGATTGCAGAATTCCTCTAGCCTCCAGCCTCTAGCCTCTAGCCTCCAGCCTCTAGCCTCCAGCCTCTAGCCTCTAGCCTCCAGCCTCTAGCCTCCAGCCTCTAGCCTCTAGCCTCCAGCCTCTAGCCTCCAGCCTCCAGCCTCTAGCCTCCAGCCTCTAGCCTCCAGCCTCCAGCCTTTAGCCTCTAGCCTTTAGCCTCTAGCCTTTAGCCTCCAGCCTCTAGCCTCCTAGCCTCTAGCCTCCTAGCCTCTAGCCTCCAGCCTCCAGCCTCTAGCCTCTAGCCTCTAGCCTCCAGCCTCAATTCCTCCTAATTCACATCCTTCCTATCTTTCAACTTCTTAATCATTCCCTCTACATTGATTTTATTGGCTGGATCCGGTGCCAATTCTAAAGCTTGCCTAGCATAGGTCAATGCTTTATCATACTCCCCGGTGGCTGAAAGTCCACGAGTCATACCAACGAGAGTCGTAAACGTATTGGGATGTTTTTCATAATTCATTTTAAAAACATCCAATGCCTGTTTATATAATTTCAGTCCAATTAATTGTCGAGCATATTGGTGGACTTCAAAAATACCGGCGGTTGGTAGAATTTTTTGCATGGTGGAGAATGCTTCATCGCTTCTATTTAGTTTTTGAAGGATTTGTGATTTGGTAGTCCAGGCTTGAAAACTGTTTTGTCCGCCGAACGTAGCACTGGTGGCTGTGTCTGCCCAAACCAAAGCCTGGTCCAAATTGACATTATTTTGTACACACCATTGGGCAGCTTGATTCCATGCCTGCCAAATAAAACCCGCTCACTGCGCAACTCTTTGCGAAATGAATTCAGTTGATCTCTGATATAATCTGCTTCGACGGTAAAAGCAATTTGTAATTTCTCCCATTCTAATGAGACGGTAGCAGTATTGGATGTTTGATTTATAAAATTAAACTGCAACCATTCAATGCTTTGATCCAGTTTGCTAGGTTTTACTTTTATACGCAAAGCGTCTTCGCTTGGTTCGTAATAGAATGCACCCCACGAACTGTTATTTTTAGAGAAGATTAAAGTACAAAAAATGCTGTCGTAAATGATGAAAAAACCATACTTGCCAGCTACCAAATTCTGTCCATTTATTTTTACATCATTCGAAAAACTGATTGTAGTATTTTCATTGGCACCTGCACGCCAGGGAGCTTGCTTGGTATTTCCAAAGCCTAAATCACCCAATCCATAATGTACCAAATCACCCCAAATCTTTCCTTCACGTCCTTTAACACCCGGACGACTGTAATCAATGCGAACTTCCGTCAAGCCGATCCATTCCGAAACACTGGCTTTTTTGTTTCCACCATCCGGAACGGTTGTAAGTGGGATTTGAGCATTAAGCTGTGTTACAACAAACAAGCAGAATAGCAGGTATATTTTTTTCATAGGTACATGTTTCCACAAACCTACGAATATATTCGTAGATTAACATGTTTTTAAGTTAAATTGTTTTTTCGGGTAGGAGCTAAGGGCTATCTTGAAAATGTCATCGTTGCCAGTCCACCAAATACATCAAAAACAATTTTATTACAAGCATTTGATTTAACATCAAAATCTGATCCGATTGAAGCGGAGTTATCAATGGCAACTGCACGAAAAGTAACGCTTGCACTGTCAGCCGTATATTTTTTTATGGGAAGGGCTTTGCCGTTTAATTCTCCTTCAATGATCAAATCTTCAGGAACGGATGAAAAGGTACCATCTGCATTGAACGTACCGGAACCGGATTCACTAATGCCTAAACCTTTGATCTGGATATTCCATGTACCAATAATATTTGTGGGCACTGCCGTTGGTGTACAATTATCCTCATCATCCGAACAAGCAGACAGAATAGCAATGGTTAACACAAAGAATGCCAAATGGAAGAATTGATTTTTCATTTTGATTTGTATAATTTAAATAAAATTTTTTAATAGGAGTTTATGTGAATTTAATCATGCACTGCGACTGGCTTATCTGGTGAGAATTAGTTTAGTATCTGCATGATCCAGGCTTTTTAATTCGATATAATCACATTTATAACTGCTAAAAAGATAATCACTGTTTATTTGTTTTTTCTGGTCGCTGGTAATCCCGCTAAATCGAATTCCTGTAGAATCAATACTAAATTTCTGGCTGCTTAAAAAAGCACCAAAAAATTTATTCGGAATAATTAAATCTGCAGGATTACTTGTAAAAGTTCCGAAAGCTGAAAAACTCAGAGTGCCTTTCGTTGATTGACTGTTTATAAGTTCCGCATTCCATTCACCGTAAATGCTCAATGCCGGAATTTCTGAAAAGCAATCTTTTACAGGTTCCTTATGGCATGCCACCATGCACAACATCAAACCAAAAAAGATCAATTTGCCCATTTATTGTATGGATTCAATTAATAAAAGTACAAATAATTCAGAATATCGAAGAAAAAAAAGGAAAAGAGGAGAGAAGGAAAAAGAATACTTAAACTCATCAGCTTATCAGCTTAATAGCTTATCAACTAAACAGCTTTTTTTCACTCCTGATCACCGGATTTACCCCGTAGGAGAGCGATTTTATAGAAAATGGAGTATTTTTATCTAAAAACGCCCTGTTTCGGCTGTCGTCCTTTCCTACTTTCTACCAGTCCTCTCCTCCAGTCGTCCAGTCCTCCAGTCCTCCAGTCCTCCAGTCGTCCAGTCGTCCAGTCCTCCAGTCCTCCAGTCGTCCAGTCCTCCAGTCCTCCAGTCGTCCAGTCCTCCAGTCCTCCAGTCCTCCAGTCCTCCAGTCGTCCAGTCGTCCAGTCCTCCAGTCGTCCAGTCCTCCAGCCCCCAAAATCAGTAGTCAGCAATTAGGAGTCAGTAGTCAAAAATTCAAAAATGCTCAACATACCAATAACCCTCTTCCCTAACAGTCCAACAGTCTAGCAGTCTAATAGTCCTCCAGCCCTCCAGCCCCAAAATCAGTAGTCAGCAGTTAGGAGTCAGTAGTCAAAAATTCAAAAATGCTCAACATACCAATAACCCTCTTCCCTAACAGTCCAACAGTCTAGCAGTCTAATAGTCCTCCAGCCCTCCAGCCCCAAAATCAGTAGTCAGCAGTTAGGAGTCAGTAGTCAAAAATTCAAAAATGCTCAACATACCAATAACCCTCCTCCCTAACAGTCTAACAGTCTAACAGTCCAACAGTCCAACAGTCCAACAGTCCAACAGTCCAACAGTCCAACAGTCCAACAGTCCAACAGTCCAACAGTCCAACAGTCCAACAGTCTAACAGTCTAACAGTCTAACAGTCTAACAGCCCTCCAGCCCTTTTCCCACATTTATTTCCCTAGTTCAAACATTTATCCTATATTTGCGGCGCTAAAACTGATCTTAGTGATCACATTTGGTAACTTTTAATACAATTAAAATGGGTTCTTTCTTAACTAAAGAGGCTAAAGCAGGCATCTTTCAACAGTTTGGTGGTTCTGATAAAAACACCGGTAAAACAGAGTCTCAAATAGCACTTTTCACTGCTAGAATCAAAGGACTTTCCGACCATCTTCAAACCAATAAAAAAGATCACTCTTGCAGAAGGGCTTTACTCCATTTGGTAGGAAAACGGAAACAGTTACTTAACTATTTACACAGTAAAGATTTAGTTCGTTACAAAACAGTACTTGACCAATTAGGTCTGAGAAAATAAAACGAACCAGGATTTTCTGCTTCAACGGATCAGCCAGTTTATTTAGAGTACCAGGGGACTAAAGAGTAGCCCCATATTGATTAACATATTAAGATTTTATTTTATGGGTTTAAAAACGCCTTTCTCTACCTCATTTCAACTTCCCGATGGGCGTGAGGTCATCCTAGAAACCGGAAAATTAGGCACCCAGGCGCATGGCTCGGCCGTCGTCAAATTGGGCAATACGATGCTGTTTGCTTCTGTAGTTTCTAATAAGGAAGCTAAAGAAGGGCAGGATTTCTTCCCACTTTCCGTTGATTATCAGGAAAAATTTGCAGCCGCTGGTAAAATTCCCGGGAATTTCTTTAGAAGAGAATCCAAACTTTCAGATTATGAAGTGTTGATTTCCCGATTGGTAGATCGTGCAATTCGTCCTTTGTTTGCTGATACCTATCTTACAGAAACTCAGATTATTATAAACTTGATTTCAGGAGATGCTGAAACCATGCCCGATGCATTGGCTGGCTTGGCAGCTTCAACCGCTTTATCTTGTTCGGATATTCCTTGGGAAGGTCCAATTTCAGAAGTTCGGGTTGCTAAAATTGATGGCAAGTATGTAGTTAATCCAAATCGTACGGAATTGTCACGTGCCACTCTCGATATCATTGTAGCAGCCACATTAAAAAACCTCATGATGGTTGAAGGGGAAGCCAATGAGTGTCAGGAACATGAATTGATCGAAGCAATTAAAGTAGCACATGAAGCCATAAAGGTTCAATGTCGCGCCCAGTTGACGCTGGCAGATATGCTAGGGGAATCCATTGCTAAAAAAAGAGAAATCCCAGTAGTTGAAGAAGATCAGGAATTAACAGATTTCTTGCAAACCAATGCAGCAACTCAAATAAAAACAATTGCAGAATCCGCTTTGGAAAAGCATGCACGTAAAGATGGGTTCGATGCCATCCTTAAGTCTTGTGTAGAAATGTTGACCGCAACCAAAGGGGAAGAATATACTACTGAGAACAAACGGAAAATTGCAGGCTATTTCGATAAATTAAAGAAACATACCATCCGTCACATGGTACTCGATTCAGGCAAACGTTTGGATGGTAGGGCCAAAGACGAGGTTCGACCGATTTGGACAGAAATTGAATATTTGCCAGCTGCTCACGGATCTGCAATTTTCAATCGGGGAGAAACCCAGTCTTTAACATCGGTAACGCTGGGAACCAAAGACGATGAAATGCTGATTGACAATGCATTCAATCTTTACAACGAAAAGTTTATCCTTCATTATAATTTTCCTGCATTTTCAGTTGGGGAAGCAAGACCATCACGCGGTCCGGGACGTAGAGAAGTTGGTCACGCAAATTTAGCGGCGCGCTCTTTGCGTAAAATCATGCCAGATACATTCGCATATACCACACGGATTGTTTCTGATATCCTCGAATCAAATGGTTCGTCTTCCATGGCCACTGTGTGTGCAGCTTCTCTGGCTTTAATGGATGCAGGGGTTCCTGTAAAAAAACCAATTTCAGGGATTGCTATGGGTTTGATTTCTGAAGGGGGAAAAACGTCTATCCTTACCGACATCCTGGGTGATGAAGACGCCTTGGGCGATATGGATTTTAAAGTAACCGGAACGGCTCAGGGAATTTGTGGTACTCAAATGGATATGAAAATTGATGGCCTTTCTTATGAATTACTGGAAGAAGCATTGAACCAGGCGAAACAAGGTCGTATTCATATTTTAGATAAAATGGCAGAGACGATTTCAGTACCAAATCCGGATTTGAAACCGCATGCTCCACGGATTATTGAAATCATCATAGAGAAGAGCTTTATCGGTGCAGTGATTGGACCTGGTGGAAAAATTATCCAGGAAATGCAAGCCAAAACCGGTACTAAAATTAATATCGAGGAAGTAGGCGATAAAGGAATTATAAACGTAGCCGGAACCAATAAAGAAGGAATGGATCAAGCCATTGCCATGATTGAAAAAATTACCTTTTCACCTCAGATAGGAGATGTATACGATGCAACCGTTGCATCGATCTTTCCATTCGGAGTATTTGTTGACTTCAGAAATAAATCCGGTTTGTTGCATGTCAGCGAAATGTCTCACAGCCGCATCGACAACGTAGAAGATGTATTTAAAGTCGGAGATCATGTCAAAGTAAAACTGATTGGAGTGGATCCTAAGACTGGTAAACTGCGCTTATCCAGAAAAGCAATCATGCCAAAAGACGGAAGCTCCTCTTTTTAAGCTTCGCTTTGTTTGGGGTTCAATACTTTGAACCCATTTGATTTGTCAGAGTTCATCTACTTTGAATCCATTTGATTTGTCAGAGTTCATCTACTTTGAACCCATTTGATTTGTCAGAGTTCATCTACTTTGAATCCATTTGATTTGTCAGAGTTCATCTACTTTGAACCCATTTGATTTGTCAGAGTTCATCTACTTTGAACCCATTTGATTTGTCAGAGTTCATCTACTTTGAACCCATTTGATTTGTCAGAGTTCATCTACTTTGAACCCATTTGATTTGTCAGAGTTCATCTACTTTGAACCCATTTGATTTGTCAGAGTTCATCTACTTGAACCCATTTGATTCGTCGGCGTTCATCTCCTTGAACCCATTTGATTTTTCAGCGTTCAACCTCTTGAACCCATGCGATTTGTCCGGCTTCAACGCTTGAACCCAAATTATTCCGTAAGTTTGTTTGATTTTTTTCAGTCAGATGCGGCAATTAAAAATTTCACAAAAAATTACCAACAGGGAGAGCATTGCGCTCGAACGCTATCTGGCAGACATTGCAAGAATTGATACCATTGCCCCAGAGGAAGAAGTTGAGTTAGCCAAACGGATTAAATCAGGTGATCAAGATGCTTTAGATAAATTGGTACAAGCAAATTTGAGATTTGTAGTAAGTGTTGCCAAACAATATCAAAACAACGGACTCACATTAAACGATTTGATCAATGAAGGCAATGTCGGTTTATTAAAAGCTGCAAAGCGATTTGATGAAACCCGAGGCTTTAAATTTATAACGTTTGCAGTCTGGTGGATTCGACAATCCATTTTAACAGCCATCATTGAGAATTCAAGAATGATTCGCTTGCCTTACAACAAATTTCACAGTCAAAAACAAATCAATACCGCATATCAATCTTTTTTACAACAATTTGAAAGAGAACCAAGCCCAGAGGAAATTTCAGAGTTGTTTGGTATGAAACCAGAAGACGTTTACAACATTCTACAATCCAATAATAAAACCATCTCTTTAGACTCTCCGGTAGATGGTCAGGAAGGCAGCTTTGAATTCATTGACACCATCGGCGACGATTCCATTGCAGCACCTGATATGGGCTTGATGAAAGATTCAATGAAAGAAGAATTAAAATTTGCATTGATTCAGTTGTCACCCAGAGAGCGTGAAGTCATCACCTTACTGTATGGATTAGAAGGCACCATGCCCAAAGGATTGGATGAAGTTGCCGAATCCTTTGGCATTTCAGTAGAGCGTATGCGCCAGGTACGCGATCACGCATTTAAGAGACTGAAACGATTGTTTAAGCGCTATAATATGAAACCGCTAAATAACTAAGTGATTTAAAACAAATAACGTGCAATTGCGTTTTCTTTTCAGGTTTCAATAAACGGTTTTATCTTAGTGCCATGACAGTTAGAAATCAATTTCGCCTGATTGTTTATCGGTTCCATGAAAAGGGACTTGAAGTCCTGATGATGAATTCAAAAGACGAAGTCACCAACAACATCTTATTTGACGGGAAAGTGTTTTTAGATCAATTTGAACTCCAGATTCAAAAATACCAGGCTATTGAATTGGAAGGGCCTGAAGAAAACGGAATGAGGGCATTGGCAATTGAAGCCGATTGGCATGACCTGCCTAAAGTCAGACATTTGCTTGTCCAGGATTTGCACATGGTCAAAGACGTACTCTATACCAAATTGCCAGAAATGCAGGGTTCTTATGTTGCGGTAAAAGAAGCCTTTAAAAAATTACTGCCCCACGAATATAGTTTCTTAAAGGAATTAAAAGACATTTTGTTGGATCGCAATACGATTCGGAATATCTGAACGATGCCGCTTCCAAATTTATACTAGTTTATGTTG
Protein-coding sequences here:
- a CDS encoding TonB-dependent receptor, with amino-acid sequence MNPLFKSLIYCFLGLFSFASFSQTAVITGILKDEQGAALIYANIGLFHSADSSLAKASNSNEAGHFEFKDLANGSYYLKSTYVGMEDFQHGGISLQNNASLDLGVLKMTTASINLKETTVSAKRSILEVKPDRLVFNVEGTINSIGSDALSLLRKAPSVTVDNNDNISLLGRSGVLVYLDGKRVPMSGQDLSNYLQNLPAEQIDRIDIITNPGAKYEAQGNAGIIDIRLKKDSNLGTNGTVNASYIQGKYPKYSASGTGNYRNKNLNLFGTLGAGQWVGFNIMKFQSFQNGLYLEEYNESRPNRKNYNYRLGTDYFLTKNQTIGVLINGFYNDGKNWGTNEVTIGSENTPELVDSILIAKTVSKNPRNNQSFNLNYRFDDKKNKSLNFDLDYAFYNNTNKRDQVNTYSSGEDRDKLSEHFNYFNTPSEIDILTLKLDYEHAAFKGKLGYGAKLSRVVTDNTYQVYDGKKDIGTINPYRSNRFNYDENVYAAYVSYNRLLGKQWSMNMGLRAEQTEATGDLIALLPELQEPPVILNYLSWFPSAGLNYKMSPQNSLGLNYSRRINRPDYNVLNPFNNQLSQLSYEKGNPYLSPEIVNNLELNYTLAYRFNFKLGYSLTTDQITRLIGPDDVDPRASFINWDNLATQKIWSFNASLPFQITKIWEAYFNLSGSHLDNQADYGNGAVVDLQAYTYSIFQQHSFSLPYGLKAEVSGYYSGPGIWGGVFVYESSWNLDAGIQKKFIQDKLNLKLSFSDIFYESGWEGVSVFDGLESFGNGRWDSRRINVNMSYRFGNDKVKSRKRTVGSEDEAGRVGGE
- the rpsO gene encoding 30S ribosomal protein S15, with the translated sequence MGSFLTKEAKAGIFQQFGGSDKNTGKTESQIALFTARIKGLSDHLQTNKKDHSCRRALLHLVGKRKQLLNYLHSKDLVRYKTVLDQLGLRK
- the pnp gene encoding polyribonucleotide nucleotidyltransferase, with the protein product MGLKTPFSTSFQLPDGREVILETGKLGTQAHGSAVVKLGNTMLFASVVSNKEAKEGQDFFPLSVDYQEKFAAAGKIPGNFFRRESKLSDYEVLISRLVDRAIRPLFADTYLTETQIIINLISGDAETMPDALAGLAASTALSCSDIPWEGPISEVRVAKIDGKYVVNPNRTELSRATLDIIVAATLKNLMMVEGEANECQEHELIEAIKVAHEAIKVQCRAQLTLADMLGESIAKKREIPVVEEDQELTDFLQTNAATQIKTIAESALEKHARKDGFDAILKSCVEMLTATKGEEYTTENKRKIAGYFDKLKKHTIRHMVLDSGKRLDGRAKDEVRPIWTEIEYLPAAHGSAIFNRGETQSLTSVTLGTKDDEMLIDNAFNLYNEKFILHYNFPAFSVGEARPSRGPGRREVGHANLAARSLRKIMPDTFAYTTRIVSDILESNGSSSMATVCAASLALMDAGVPVKKPISGIAMGLISEGGKTSILTDILGDEDALGDMDFKVTGTAQGICGTQMDMKIDGLSYELLEEALNQAKQGRIHILDKMAETISVPNPDLKPHAPRIIEIIIEKSFIGAVIGPGGKIIQEMQAKTGTKINIEEVGDKGIINVAGTNKEGMDQAIAMIEKITFSPQIGDVYDATVASIFPFGVFVDFRNKSGLLHVSEMSHSRIDNVEDVFKVGDHVKVKLIGVDPKTGKLRLSRKAIMPKDGSSSF
- a CDS encoding RNA polymerase sigma factor RpoD/SigA, which encodes MRQLKISQKITNRESIALERYLADIARIDTIAPEEEVELAKRIKSGDQDALDKLVQANLRFVVSVAKQYQNNGLTLNDLINEGNVGLLKAAKRFDETRGFKFITFAVWWIRQSILTAIIENSRMIRLPYNKFHSQKQINTAYQSFLQQFEREPSPEEISELFGMKPEDVYNILQSNNKTISLDSPVDGQEGSFEFIDTIGDDSIAAPDMGLMKDSMKEELKFALIQLSPREREVITLLYGLEGTMPKGLDEVAESFGISVERMRQVRDHAFKRLKRLFKRYNMKPLNN